The genomic region TTGAAGGCATAGAATCAAAAGCCGGGCAATACTCATATCAGCTGATTATAAAATATTTGTCCGACGATTCGGACATTGATTCCATCAAAAAGGAAATAAGGGATAATTCAATAGACGGGATGCTTCTTCTGGGTACCGAGATGGAGGAGAAGGATTTTGAAAAGTTTGTGCGGATGGATGTACCCGTTTTGCTGCTTGACAGCTGTTTTATGAATATTAACGCGAATTATGTTGTTATCGATAACGTAAGCGGCCTTTACAAAGCCACAAAATATCTGCTGGAAAAAGGGCACAGAGAAATCGGCTATCTGAAAAGTTCAATACCTATTCAAAATTTCAGGGAAAGGTATGAAGGATACTTAAAGGCACTGGCCGAGGCAAACCTGACACCGAACGTCAAGCATACGATACCTTTGCTTCCGACAATGGATGGGGCCTATGAGGACATGGTAAGGGTATTGTCAAGAAAGCCACATTTGCCGACGGCTTTTGTTGCCGATAATGATATAATTGCCTTTGGGGCGATGAAGGCGTTAAAGGAATTTAATGTTAAAATCCCTGACGAGGTTTCGATTGTTGGTTTTGACGACATGCCGTTCTGCACTATAACTGAACCGAAACTTACCACAATAAACGTGGATAAAAACGCCCTCGGGCAGCTTGCCGTTGAAAACCTGATTTATATAATGGAAAGGGAGAAAAGGATCTTTTTTAAAACAACCCTTGGCGTAACGCTTGTGGAAAGGGACAGCGTTAAAACAATTACATAGTGTGGTTATTTTAATGGCTGAAACCATATATTCCGCAGAGCGGGTTTGATGTTTACGCCATACACTTCCAGAATTTTTTCAGTTCCCCGATCAAATCAGTGCCGTTGTCTGAGGTTTTCAACGGAAACCATTCCCGGGGCATTATTTTAAGATAAAGCGGCGTTGTAAACCTGTCATCTATAAGTACAACAAAACCTCTGTCATGTTCCGACCGTATTACGCGCCCTGCGGCCTGCTGGACCTTGTTAAGCCCCGGATAGGTGTATGCGAATTCAAAGCCTTTGCCGTTCTTTTTCTGGTAATATTTTTTTATTATATCCCTTTCTTCGCATACCTGCGGAAGCCCCACCCCCACAATTATCACACCCGAAAGGCATTCTCCTTTAAGATCAATTCCTTCTGAAAATATGCCGCCCATTACGACGAAAGCTATCAGGGTTTCCTTCCCGTATTCCGAAAAACTGGCAAGAAATTCGGCACGCCGGTTTTCGTCCATGTCCTGCTCCTGAATAAGAATTCTGTCCCCGGGAAATCTGTTCATATATTCGGCTGCGGCCTTCTGCATATATTCAAATGACGGGAAGAAGACCATGTAGTTACCGGTTTTGACACTGACGCATTCGTGAATGCGTTCAACTATACTTGAAAGGGCGCCCGCCCTGTGCCTGAATCTGGTTGATACGGTATTGTCCACGTACAGATACAGGTTTTCCCTGGGAAATGGCGACGGAAGGATTATAAAACCGTCTCCTTCGTTTCCCCCCAGAATTTCCCTGAAATATGACGGAGGGGATAATGTAGCCGAGAAAAAGATCGAGCTTTTTGAATTCTCGGTGCGTTTTTTCAGCATCGGCGCCGGATCAACGCAGAAAAGCTTTACTGAGAAATCCCCTTTTTCCCGGCTGTAAATTGTGGCATAGTTTTCACCGTACAAATCAAAAATCCTTGAAAAGTGTACCATTTCAAAAAACAACGCCGCCAGTTCCTCCTTGAACGGATATGGGGTTTCGTCGTTTAATACGCCCTCTGCAAGGTAGATAAAGTTGTCTATCGGCGCTGTCAATTCCTTTGGCGGCTCAGAATCGCTCGTCACCTGCGGATAAGGCTTTTTTCCGGATACCGGTGATACTTTTGCGGCATATGACAGAAGTGCCTTCCGCACCTTTTTCAAAGAATTGGCAAGGTACGGCAGCGTGTTTTTTAGTTTGTGATAAACTATCCTTACCATTGAGCGTTTCAGTTCCGCGGAAAACATTTCCCTGGCCCTTTCAGGAAGGTTGTGGGCTTCGTCTATCAGAAGACAGATATTTTCATCCGTTTTGTCCTGAAAGAATCTCCTGAGATAAACCCTCGGATCGAAAACGTAATTGTAATCGCATATTATGAGATCAGCCTGGGTGCTAAGGTCAAGGGAAAGTTCAAAAGGGCACAGACCGTTTTCCTTTGCGGTTAGCTCTATAAATTCCCTGCTGAACAAGTCTGTCCGGCTTACGGCATTGGAAACAACACTCCTTGATCTCTGCATGTATTCGAAAATATACGGACATTCCTCTTCCACGCACTGTTTCCCGGGCATGAAGCACACCTTTTCCTTTGCGGTAATCTGCAACGTTTTAAGCCTCAGTCCCTTTTCGGCCAACATTTTATATGCTTTCAGTGCTTCCGCCTGAGTTGTATTCCTTGCGGTCAGGTAGAAAATCTTATCCACATGGCCTTCGCCCATTGCCTTTATCGCCGGAAACAGCGCTCCGATGGTTTTTCCTATGCCTGTGGGTGCCTGGATAAACTGTTTTTTGCCGTCCCGTATCGCCCTGTAAACAGCTCCGCTCATTATTCTTTGGCCTTTCCGGAAATCGGGGAACGGAAAGGTCAGTTCCTTTATTGAGACATTACGCAAATGCTGCCAGTCATAGCGCTTTTTAAGCCCGTAGATAAACGGAAAAACAAGGGAATTAAAGAATCTTTCCAGTTCGCCGAAAGTGAGTGTTTCTTCAAAAACGCGGATTTCCCTGCTTTGGCGGTGAAGGTACAAAAGCATTACGCCAATTTTGTCAAGGCCTTTTTCTTTTGCCACGATATAGGCATAGCAGCGTCCCTGCGCCCAGTGGGCTGGGTTATCCGATTCGTCCAGCGTGTCCAGCGGTTTGTCGGTGGTCTTAATCTCGCAAAGGGTGAAATTTCCGTTTCTTTCGATAAGCCCGTCAAGCCTTCCTGAAATCTGCAGCAGGAAAATGTCATGGGCGAAGGTGGTGGATACGGGTATTTCCTGCCGGTAAATTCCAAAGGGTTCGGTCCGCTGTTTCAGCAGCCCGTGTATGAACATATGGCCCTCAATGCCTTCTTTTGCGGAAACAAAAGAAAAAAAGTGCTCCTCGCCGGGGATAGAATATGAAACCAGCTCACGCACCGAAACGTTTATTTTAACAGGTTCCATTATGCCTCCAAGAAATCAAAAGGATTTAAGAACAAATGTTCATTTTCTATTGTAACTTATAATGCGCCGGATATCAATGTCCGATAGGCGGAAAGCCGGAAGATGTGCCGGGCAATATACCGGGGTTCTGATGCCCGAAAAGTCAGAAAAATGAAAGAACCAGACATCGGATTACAAGGGTTATTCATACATTGAAACGTGCGCCGAGGCAAATGATTCATTACTGCAGGCGGGAAAGCATCCGAACTTTTCGGGTATCCCTGCCAAAGGCATATAAAAAAGGAGAGCTGTTTACTCTCCTGTTGCTTACCATCTGTTACCGTTATGGCTGTGATTGTTCCTGTTATTTCTCTGAGCTTTTCTTGCCTTTCTGCATGCCGGGCATCTCTGGGGCTCATTCTCGAAACCTTTTTCCTTGTAGAACGCCTGCTCACCTTCGGTAAAAACAAATTCTGCGCCGCAATCTTTGCAAATTATTGTTTTATCAGCCATTTTCCAAACCTCCTTAATTATTTTGGATTAAATATTCCCTGACCCGATGATCCAAAATAAATTAAAGAGGCTGGACAATGGGAACGGAACATATTTAATCCAATTTTTTATCTGAAATGGCTTCAGTAAATTCACTATAACATGGAAACCAGAAAAAAACAAGTGGTAAATTAATAAAAATGATCTGCATGAAATCCCAAAATTCAACCCGTATCTAAATTATCCGACATTTGGCGGACTTTGGAAGGAGTATGAACTTTTTCCGGCATTAACCGAGTATTGCCTTAAGATCCTCCTCTGGGGTTGTAATCGGCCGGATGCCAAACTTATCAACAAGAACGCCAAGGACGTTTGAGGAAAGGAATGCCGGCAGCGAAGGCCCAAGGTAGATGTTTTTAATGCCCAGGGCGAGCAGCGTCAGGAGAATGCATACCGCCTTCTGCTCATACCATGACAGGACAAGGGTCAAAGGCAGTTCGTTTACCGTGCAGTCGAAGGCTTTTGCCAAGTCCAGTGCCACCTGTATTGCCGAATAGGCGTCATTACACTGCCCCATGTCCATAATCCTCGGAAGACCGCCTATGGTGCCCAGGTCAAGATCGTTGAAACGGTATTTCCCGCATGCCAGCGTGAGAATAATCGTGTCTTTCGGGGCTTTTTTTACAAATTCGGTGTAATAGTTTCTTCCGGGTTTTGCGCCGTCGCATCCGCCAACAAGGAAGAAATGCCTTATAGCACCCGACTTGACCGCGTCAATTACCTTGTCCGCGACGCTCAAAACAGTGTTTCTTGCAAAACCGGTGGTCAGTACCGAACCGCCGTTAATGCCGGTAAAATGCATGTCCTCGGGATACCCGCCGAGTTCAATGGCTTTTTCAATTACAGGAGTGAAATCCTTAACGCCGTTTTCTCCTTCGGGTATATGCCTAAGTCCGGGATAACCTACAACCGAGGTGGTAAATACCCTGTCGGCATAAGATGCTTTCGGGGGCATCAGACAATTTGTAGTAAACAGAAACGCACCGGGAATACCGTCAAACTCTTTCTGCTGATTTTGCCATGCAGTACCGAAATTACCCTTCAGATGCGGATATTTCTTAAGTTCCGGATAAGCATGGGCCGGAAGCATTTCGCCGTGAGTGTAGATATTGATGCCCTTTCCTTCGGTCTGTT from Thermoclostridium stercorarium subsp. stercorarium DSM 8532 harbors:
- a CDS encoding LacI family DNA-binding transcriptional regulator; its protein translation is MGVKISEIAQRANVSTATVSMVLNNKPGISEATREKVIKIAKELGYSVPPFKKASHRNMGKIQLAIYRKHSKVVSDTPFFHALIEGIESKAGQYSYQLIIKYLSDDSDIDSIKKEIRDNSIDGMLLLGTEMEEKDFEKFVRMDVPVLLLDSCFMNINANYVVIDNVSGLYKATKYLLEKGHREIGYLKSSIPIQNFRERYEGYLKALAEANLTPNVKHTIPLLPTMDGAYEDMVRVLSRKPHLPTAFVADNDIIAFGAMKALKEFNVKIPDEVSIVGFDDMPFCTITEPKLTTINVDKNALGQLAVENLIYIMEREKRIFFKTTLGVTLVERDSVKTIT
- the hcp gene encoding hydroxylamine reductase, translated to MSMFCFQCEQTAGGKGCVKTGVCGKKPEVAIAQDKLTCALIGLARAAGGKSPGRDTAVLMIKSLFATVTNVNFDEKRINELIEEVEKEKNRLGGAENFNMRDLWNGNVDIVSFRSTLLLGIRGMAAYAYHAHVLGKENEEVMNWFFKGMKTIGEDHTVEEWLDLLMEFGNINLQCMALLDEANTSAYGHPVPTKVTTNVEKGPFIVVSGHDLHDLKQLLEQTEGKGINIYTHGEMLPAHAYPELKKYPHLKGNFGTAWQNQQKEFDGIPGAFLFTTNCLMPPKASYADRVFTTSVVGYPGLRHIPEGENGVKDFTPVIEKAIELGGYPEDMHFTGINGGSVLTTGFARNTVLSVADKVIDAVKSGAIRHFFLVGGCDGAKPGRNYYTEFVKKAPKDTIILTLACGKYRFNDLDLGTIGGLPRIMDMGQCNDAYSAIQVALDLAKAFDCTVNELPLTLVLSWYEQKAVCILLTLLALGIKNIYLGPSLPAFLSSNVLGVLVDKFGIRPITTPEEDLKAILG
- a CDS encoding zinc-ribbon domain-containing protein, with translation MADKTIICKDCGAEFVFTEGEQAFYKEKGFENEPQRCPACRKARKAQRNNRNNHSHNGNRW
- a CDS encoding ATP-dependent DNA helicase is translated as MEPVKINVSVRELVSYSIPGEEHFFSFVSAKEGIEGHMFIHGLLKQRTEPFGIYRQEIPVSTTFAHDIFLLQISGRLDGLIERNGNFTLCEIKTTDKPLDTLDESDNPAHWAQGRCYAYIVAKEKGLDKIGVMLLYLHRQSREIRVFEETLTFGELERFFNSLVFPFIYGLKKRYDWQHLRNVSIKELTFPFPDFRKGQRIMSGAVYRAIRDGKKQFIQAPTGIGKTIGALFPAIKAMGEGHVDKIFYLTARNTTQAEALKAYKMLAEKGLRLKTLQITAKEKVCFMPGKQCVEEECPYIFEYMQRSRSVVSNAVSRTDLFSREFIELTAKENGLCPFELSLDLSTQADLIICDYNYVFDPRVYLRRFFQDKTDENICLLIDEAHNLPERAREMFSAELKRSMVRIVYHKLKNTLPYLANSLKKVRKALLSYAAKVSPVSGKKPYPQVTSDSEPPKELTAPIDNFIYLAEGVLNDETPYPFKEELAALFFEMVHFSRIFDLYGENYATIYSREKGDFSVKLFCVDPAPMLKKRTENSKSSIFFSATLSPPSYFREILGGNEGDGFIILPSPFPRENLYLYVDNTVSTRFRHRAGALSSIVERIHECVSVKTGNYMVFFPSFEYMQKAAAEYMNRFPGDRILIQEQDMDENRRAEFLASFSEYGKETLIAFVVMGGIFSEGIDLKGECLSGVIIVGVGLPQVCEERDIIKKYYQKKNGKGFEFAYTYPGLNKVQQAAGRVIRSEHDRGFVVLIDDRFTTPLYLKIMPREWFPLKTSDNGTDLIGELKKFWKCMA